One Halichoerus grypus chromosome 1, mHalGry1.hap1.1, whole genome shotgun sequence genomic region harbors:
- the SHC2 gene encoding SHC-transforming protein 2, whose translation MTQGPGGRTPPAPPAPPEPEAPTTFCALLPRMPQWKFAAPVGFLGRGPAAPRTTGGAGAADSQPEPVGPAGVPALAAAVLGACEPRCAAPCPLPALSRCRAAGARGSRGARGVAGPPDAAADEWIRKGSFIHKPAHGWLHPDARVLGPGVSYIVRYMGCIEVLRSMRSLDFNTRTQVTREAINRLHEAVPGVRGSWKKKAPNKALASILGKSNLRFAGMSIAVSISTDGLNLSVPATRQIIANHHMQSISFASGGDTDMTDYVAYVAKDPINQRACHILECCEGLAQSIISTVGQAFELRFRQYLHSPPRVVVPPERLTRPEESAWGDEEETEHNYYNSIPGKEPPLGGLVDSRLTLTQPCALGALGALGQGVSPARRDTRSLPWDLGPSGTGPPGDGYVQADARGPRDYEDHLYVNTQGLDAPEALQPEDSPKKDLFDMRPFEDALKLHECSVGTGTAAAPLPLEDQWPSPPTRRAPIAPTEEQLRQEPWYHGQMSRRAAEKLLRADGDFLVRDSVTNPGQYVLTGMHAGQPKHLLLVDPEGVVRTKDVLFESISHLIDYHLQNGQPIVAAESELHLRGVVKREP comes from the exons ATGACGCAGGGTCCGGGCGGGCGCACGCCCCCCGCACCCCCTGCGCCCCCGGAGCCCGAGGCGCCCACCACCTTCTGCGCGCTGCTGCCGCGCATGCCGCAGTGGAAGTTCGCCGCCCCTGTGGGCTTCCTGGGCCGGGGCCCGGCGGCACCGCGCACGACCGGGGGCGCGGGGGCCGCCGACTCCCAGCCCGAGCCGGTCGGCCCGGCTGGCGTCCCAGCGCTGGCGGCGGCGGTCCTGGGCGCCTGCGAGCCGCGCTGCGCCGCGCCTTGCCCGCTGCCCGCGCTCAGCCGCTGCCGGGCTGCCGGGGCCCGGGGATCGCGCGGCGCGCGGGGGGTGGCCGGGCCCCCGGACGCCGCCGCCGACGAGTGGATCCGCAAAGGCAGCTTCATCCACAAGCCGGCGCACGGCTGGTTACACCCAGACGCCAGGGTCCTGGGGCCCGGGGTCTCCTACATCGTGCGG TACATGGGCTGCATTGAAGTCCTCCGCTCCATGCGCTCTCTGGATTTTAACACCCGCACCCAGGTGACCAG gGAAGCCATCAACCGGCTTCATGAGGCGGTGCCTGGTGTCCGGGGCTCCTGGAAGAAGAAG GCCCCCAACAAAGCGCTGGCCTCCATCCTGGGCAAGAGCAACCTGCGCTTTGCGGGCATGAGTATCGCTGTGAGCATCTCCACCGATGgcctcaacctctctgtgcctgccaCACGCCAG ATCATTGCCAACCACCACATGCAGTCCATCTCCTTCGCGTCAGGCGGCGACACG gacaTGACGGATTATGTGGCCTATGTAGCCAAGGATCCCATCAACCAGAGAG CCTGCCACATCCTGGAGTGCTGTGAGGGCCTCGCCCAGAGCATCATCAGCACCGTGGGCCAAGCCTTCGAGCTGCGCTTCAGACAATACCTGCACAGCCCCCCCAGGGTGGTCGTGCCCCCAGAAAG GCTGACCAGGCCAGAGGAGTCGGCCTGGGGGGACGAGGAGGAAACGGAACACAATTACTACAACAGCATCCCAGGGAAGGAGCCGCCCCTGGGTGGGCTGGTGGACTCCAGGCTCACCCTAACTCAGCCCTGTGCCCTCGGGGCCCTCGGAGCCCTCGGCCAG GGGGTATCTCCTGCTCGAAGGGACACGCGCAGCCTGCCGTGGGACCTGGGCCCCTCAGGTACCG GCCCACCAGGGGACGGCTACGTGCAGGCCGACGCCAGGGGCCCCAGGGACTACGAGGACCACCTGTACGTCAACACGCAGGGTCTGGATGCCCCAGAGGCCCTGCAGCCAGAGGACAGTCCCAAGAAGGATCTGTTTGACATGC GACCCTTCGAGGATGCTCTCAAGCTGCACGAGTGCTCTGTGGGGACGGGCACGGCGGCAGCGCCCCTTCCCTTGGAGGACCAGTGGCCCAGCCCCCCGACCCGCCGGGCCCCCATAGCCCCCACGGAGGAGCAGCTGCGGCAGGAGCCCTGGTACCACGGCCAGATGAGCCGAAGGGCGGCGGAGAAGCTGCTTCGAGCCGACGGGGACTTCCTGGTGCGCGACAGCGTCACCAACCCTGGGCAGTACGTCCTCACGGGCATGCACGCGGGGCAGCCCAAGCACCTGCTGCTCGTGGACCCCGAGGGCGTG GTGCGGACCAAGGATGTGCTCTTTGAGAGCATCAGCCATCTGATCGACTACCACCTGCAGAACGGGCAGCCCATCGTGGCTGCCGAAAGCGAGCTGCATCTGCGTGGTGTGGTCAAACGTGAGCCCTGA
- the C2CD4C gene encoding C2 calcium-dependent domain-containing protein 4C, producing MKKTNLWFLERLRGSGENVTPGGEAGDKASKGPLYSNVLTPDKIPDFFIPPKLPAGPADSEGQAELGPASSEQNLASGTPRRAPRSPRLPAKLAAESKSLLKAATRHVIQIESAEDWLVEEAATNADPQAQGAMSLPSVPKAQTSYGFATLAESPHTRRKESLFHSEHGALAQVGSPGAGRRRGGTKANGGDGVPREAGGALMSPSRYFSGGESDTGSSAESSPFGSPLLSRSVSLLKGFAQDSQAKVSQLKHSAGRHSSLSAEDSAPDTSPGARRRLTRRATPEPGPETGQAPRAEHAVRMGPRGSVRLLAEYEVAQARLRVRLLAAEGLYDRLCDARSINCCVGLCLVPGKLQKQRSTIIKNSRHPVFNEDFFFDGLGPASVRKLALRIKVVNKGSSLKRDTLLGEEELPLTSLLPFL from the coding sequence ATGAAGAAAACCAACCTGTGGTTCTTGGAGCGTCTTCGGGGGTCTGGGGAAAACGTCACTCCTGGGGGCGAGGCCGGGGACAAGGCTTCCAAGGGGCCCCTGTACAGCAATGTGCTCACACCTGACAAGATCCCTGACTTCTTCATACCCCCCAAGCTGCCCGCTGGCCCCGCAGATTCTGAGGGGCAGGCTGAGCTGGGCCCCGCCTCATCGGAGCAGAACCTGGCCTCGGGGACGCCCCGCCGAGCCCCCCGGAGCCCGCGGCTGCCTGCCAAGCTGGCAGCTGAGAGCAAGAGCCTGCTGAAGGCAGCCACCCGGCACGTGATCCAGATCGAGAGTGCGGAGGACTGGCTGGTAGAGGAGGCTGCCACCAACGCTGACCCCCAGGCCCAGGGCGCCATGTCCCTGCCCTCCGTGCCCAAGGCTCAGACGTCCTATGGCTTTGCCACGCTGGCAGAGAGCCCCCACACGCGGCGTAAGGAGTCCCTGTTCCACAGCGAGCATGGAGCCCTGGCACAGGTGGGATCCCCAGGTGCCGGTCGCCGTCGGGGGGGCACCAAGGCCAATGGGGGCGATGGGGTGCCCAGGGAGGCTGGTGGGGCCCTCATGAGCCCCAGCCGCTACTTCAGCGGTGGGGAGAGTGACACAGGGTCCTCAGCGGAGTCCTCCCCGTTCGGGTCCCCTCTGCTCTCACGTTCCGTGTCGCTGCTGAAAGGGTTCGCGCAGGACAGCCAGGCCAAAGTGAGCCAGCTCAAGCACTCGGCGGGCCGCCACAGCTCCCTGTCCGCTGAGGACAGCGCACCAGACACCAGCCCCGGGGCGCGGCGCCGCCTGACCCGCAGGGCCACCCCAGAGCCGGGCCCTGAGACTGGCCAGGCGCCCCGAGCAGAGCACGCGGTCCGCATGGGCCCGCGGGGCAGCGTGCGGCTGCTGGCGGAGTATGAGGTGGCCCAGGCCCGCCTGCGGGTACGCCTGCTGGCCGCTGAGGGTCTCTATGACCGCCTGTGTGATGCCCGCAGCATCAACTGCTGTGTGGGGCTGTGCCTGGTCCCCGGGAAGCTGCAGAAGCAGCGGAGCACCATCATCAAGAACAGCCGCCACCCCGTCTTCAACGAGGACTTCTTTTTCGATGGCCTGGGGCCGGCCAGTGTCCGGAAGCTGGCCCTCAGGATCAAGGTGGTCAACAAGGGCAGCAGCCTCAAGCGGGACACGCTGCTCGGGGAGGAAGAGCTTCCGCTGACCTCCCTGCTCCCTTTCTTGTAa